A genome region from Streptomyces sp. NBC_01296 includes the following:
- the dcd gene encoding dCTP deaminase: MLLSDKDIRAEIDSGRVRIDPFEESMVQPSSIDVRLDRFFRVFENHRYAHIDPAVEQPDLTRMVEPEGDEAFILHPGEFVLASTYEVISLPEDIASRLEGKSSLGRLGLVTHSTAGFIDPGFSGHVTLELSNLATLPIKLWPGMKIGQLCMFRLSSPAEFPYGSERYGSRYQGQRGPTASRSFQNFHRTQVRHEA, encoded by the coding sequence GTGCTTCTCTCAGACAAAGACATCCGGGCCGAGATCGACAGCGGACGGGTTCGCATCGACCCGTTCGAGGAATCGATGGTGCAGCCCTCCAGCATCGATGTACGTCTCGACCGCTTCTTCCGGGTGTTCGAGAACCACCGCTACGCCCACATCGATCCGGCGGTCGAGCAGCCCGACCTGACGCGGATGGTCGAGCCGGAGGGCGACGAGGCCTTCATCCTGCACCCGGGGGAGTTCGTACTCGCCTCGACGTACGAGGTCATCTCGCTGCCCGAGGACATCGCCTCCAGGCTGGAGGGGAAGTCCAGCCTGGGCCGCCTGGGGCTGGTGACGCATTCGACCGCCGGGTTCATCGACCCCGGGTTCTCGGGGCACGTCACGCTCGAGCTGTCGAACCTCGCCACCCTCCCGATCAAGCTGTGGCCCGGGATGAAGATCGGGCAGCTGTGCATGTTCCGGCTCAGCTCGCCCGCCGAGTTCCCGTACGGGAGCGAGCGGTACGGATCGCGGTACCAGGGCCAGCGCGGCCCGACGGCCTCGCGCTCCTTCCAGAACTTCCACCGCACCCAGGTGAGGCACGAGGCATGA
- a CDS encoding cupin domain-containing protein: MTIKDIGPEPQSFDLEKATLENTNYRAVAWSGKYLQLTLMSIPVGEDIGLEAHPETDQFLRLDAGRGRVQMGRTKDRLDFDREVEDGWAIFVPAGTWHNVTNIGDETLQLYAVYAPVHHASGKIHATAAAAERDEHSGNDEPARWSVQPAQQPSDEHA, translated from the coding sequence ATGACCATCAAGGACATCGGGCCGGAACCTCAAAGCTTCGACCTCGAGAAGGCGACGCTCGAGAATACCAACTATCGCGCGGTCGCCTGGTCTGGGAAGTACCTTCAGCTGACCCTCATGTCGATCCCGGTGGGTGAGGACATCGGCTTGGAGGCGCACCCGGAGACTGACCAGTTCCTACGACTGGACGCAGGCCGGGGCCGCGTCCAGATGGGCCGCACGAAGGATCGACTCGACTTCGACCGGGAGGTCGAGGATGGCTGGGCCATCTTCGTGCCCGCCGGCACTTGGCACAACGTCACCAACATCGGTGACGAGACCCTGCAGCTCTACGCCGTGTACGCGCCGGTCCACCATGCGTCGGGCAAGATCCATGCGACAGCTGCCGCCGCTGAGCGCGACGAGCACTCGGGCAACGACGAGCCGGCAAGGTGGTCGGTCCAACCTGCCCAGCAGCCATCGGACGAGCACGCCTGA
- the dhaK gene encoding dihydroxyacetone kinase subunit DhaK produces the protein MKMLINSPQTVVADALRGLAAAHPDLDVDAEARVVVRRDARQGGRVGLVSGGGSGHEPLHAGFVGPGMLSAACPGEVFTSPVPDQMVRAAKAVDSGQGVLFVVKNYTGDVLNFDMAAELAEEDGIRVERVLVNDDVAVTDSLYTAGRRGTGATLFVEKIAGAAAEEGAPLEQVAAIARRVNEASGSFGVALSACTTPAKGSPTFDLPDGELELGIGIHGEPGRERRPMMSAGEIAEVAVGSVLDDMANATPTADGPVLALVNGMGATPLLELYGFHAEVARVLAARGVQVARTLVGNYVTSLDMAGCSVTLCRADEEMLRLWDAPVQTAALRWGR, from the coding sequence ATGAAGATGCTGATCAACAGTCCGCAGACCGTGGTCGCCGACGCCCTCCGGGGGCTGGCCGCAGCCCACCCGGACCTGGACGTGGACGCCGAGGCCCGGGTCGTCGTACGGCGGGACGCGCGGCAGGGCGGGCGGGTCGGTCTCGTCTCCGGCGGCGGCTCCGGACACGAGCCCTTGCACGCGGGCTTCGTCGGACCCGGAATGCTGTCCGCCGCCTGCCCGGGCGAAGTGTTCACTTCCCCCGTGCCCGACCAGATGGTGCGGGCGGCCAAGGCCGTGGACTCCGGCCAGGGGGTGCTGTTCGTCGTCAAGAACTACACCGGGGACGTGCTGAACTTCGACATGGCCGCCGAGCTCGCCGAGGAGGACGGCATTCGGGTCGAGCGGGTGCTGGTCAACGACGACGTCGCCGTGACCGACAGCCTCTACACCGCCGGGCGCCGGGGGACGGGGGCCACGCTCTTCGTCGAGAAGATCGCCGGGGCGGCGGCGGAGGAGGGCGCTCCCCTGGAGCAGGTCGCCGCCATCGCCCGGCGGGTCAACGAGGCCTCGGGCAGCTTCGGCGTGGCGCTGAGCGCCTGCACCACGCCCGCCAAGGGCAGTCCCACCTTCGATCTGCCGGACGGCGAGCTCGAGCTGGGCATCGGGATCCACGGGGAGCCGGGCCGGGAGCGGCGCCCGATGATGTCGGCGGGGGAGATCGCGGAGGTCGCGGTGGGCTCCGTGCTGGACGACATGGCGAACGCGACCCCGACCGCCGACGGGCCGGTACTGGCCCTGGTGAACGGGATGGGCGCGACGCCGTTGCTGGAGCTGTACGGATTCCACGCGGAGGTGGCCCGGGTGCTGGCGGCACGGGGCGTACAGGTGGCCCGGACCCTTGTGGGGAACTACGTCACCTCGCTGGACATGGCGGGGTGCTCGGTGACGCTGTGCCGGGCCGACGAGGAAATGCTGCGGCTGTGGGACGCGCCGGTGCAGACGGCAGCGCTGCGCTGGGGCCGCTGA
- a CDS encoding MIP/aquaporin family protein: MKERLKAHGLIGELSAEFAGTMILILFGCGVVAQVVAGGALTDPAGGLGNHDSIAWAWGLGVTLGVYVAARLSGAHLNPAVTVALATFKGFPWKRVAPYALAQLAGAFVAALIVRWNYTEALAKADPGHTIKTQGVFSTLPANGNTNLPVTEWGALRDQIIGTAILLMLIFAVTDLLGTPPGANLAPFIVGLIVVAIGMAWGTNAGYAINPARDLGPRLASFLTGYGGAWRDQYGNFYFWVPIIGPFIGGVLGAGIYKLLIGRFLPTAEPEPPGRVPAPEES, from the coding sequence ATGAAGGAGCGCCTCAAAGCGCATGGGCTGATCGGCGAACTCTCTGCCGAATTCGCCGGCACCATGATCCTCATCCTCTTCGGCTGTGGTGTCGTGGCCCAGGTGGTCGCCGGCGGAGCCCTGACGGACCCCGCGGGCGGCCTCGGAAACCACGACAGCATCGCCTGGGCCTGGGGTCTCGGCGTGACCCTGGGCGTCTACGTCGCGGCAAGGCTGAGCGGCGCCCACCTCAATCCCGCGGTGACCGTCGCCCTCGCGACCTTCAAGGGATTCCCGTGGAAGAGGGTCGCCCCCTACGCGCTGGCCCAGCTCGCCGGAGCCTTCGTGGCGGCCCTGATCGTCCGCTGGAACTACACCGAGGCGCTGGCCAAGGCCGACCCCGGTCACACCATCAAGACGCAGGGCGTCTTCTCCACGCTCCCGGCCAACGGAAACACCAACCTGCCGGTGACCGAGTGGGGCGCACTGCGCGACCAGATCATCGGCACCGCGATCCTGCTGATGCTGATCTTCGCGGTCACGGACCTGCTGGGCACGCCTCCCGGCGCCAACCTGGCCCCGTTCATCGTCGGCCTGATCGTCGTGGCCATCGGCATGGCGTGGGGCACCAACGCCGGGTACGCGATCAACCCGGCCCGTGACCTCGGCCCCCGGCTGGCCAGCTTCCTCACCGGGTACGGCGGGGCATGGAGAGATCAGTACGGCAACTTCTACTTCTGGGTGCCGATCATCGGCCCGTTCATCGGCGGTGTGCTGGGTGCGGGTATCTACAAGCTCCTCATCGGCCGGTTCCTGCCGACCGCCGAACCGGAGCCTCCCGGACGCGTACCGGCACCGGAGGAGAGCTGA